Proteins from one Erysipelothrix larvae genomic window:
- a CDS encoding AI-2E family transporter, whose protein sequence is MSLKKDEIKGMIQKKRNLWMWGLLGIVVLLFFMYDNPIKAQLGRFMGVVSPFIVGIVIAYLLSRPSDIIESFFRRSNHAFIAKKARVLSVLLLYVGLITGIVMIAQFALPVIVTNIIDFSSHIYDFYLQFMDTLYYQDYPTWLESILTTETIDAIMQALSIESIIRSIGNYAPTLVLTIINLSSGIINLFISLIFSIYMLVYKKNVLGFVKRVAHVFMPEKRLSQVSMYIGKSSAIFYRFIFAQFVDACILGTLATLMLTLFGVQYAILFGVFLGFCNMIPYFGSMIGSILTTIITIFTGGPQLALLTGVGLLILQQIDGNFIGPRIMGDSLNINPMLIIVSITIGGAYFGVVGMFVSVPLSAIIKLFVDDFLDYKERNLKN, encoded by the coding sequence ATGAGTTTGAAAAAAGACGAAATAAAAGGGATGATACAGAAAAAAAGAAACCTTTGGATGTGGGGGTTACTTGGGATTGTTGTACTTTTATTCTTCATGTATGATAATCCAATCAAAGCGCAACTGGGGCGGTTTATGGGGGTTGTTTCACCGTTTATTGTTGGTATAGTGATTGCTTACCTTTTATCACGTCCAAGTGACATAATCGAGTCTTTTTTTAGAAGATCAAACCATGCGTTTATTGCAAAGAAAGCGCGTGTACTCAGTGTACTTTTGTTATATGTTGGATTAATTACAGGGATCGTGATGATTGCACAATTTGCACTCCCTGTAATTGTGACCAATATCATTGATTTTTCAAGTCATATTTATGACTTCTACTTGCAATTTATGGATACCTTATACTATCAGGATTACCCAACCTGGCTTGAATCCATTTTAACAACAGAGACCATCGATGCAATCATGCAAGCTTTATCCATTGAAAGCATCATTCGATCCATTGGAAATTATGCACCCACACTGGTGCTTACAATCATCAATCTATCATCGGGAATCATTAACTTATTCATCAGTTTAATCTTTTCAATCTATATGCTTGTTTATAAAAAGAATGTGCTGGGCTTTGTGAAGCGTGTCGCGCATGTATTTATGCCTGAAAAACGGCTTTCGCAAGTGAGCATGTATATTGGAAAGTCAAGCGCAATCTTTTACCGCTTTATCTTTGCTCAATTTGTGGATGCTTGCATTTTAGGAACCCTCGCAACCCTTATGTTAACGTTGTTTGGCGTTCAATATGCCATTCTCTTTGGAGTATTTTTAGGGTTTTGTAATATGATTCCATACTTTGGATCCATGATTGGCTCAATTCTAACAACCATCATTACCATCTTTACAGGGGGGCCTCAACTGGCCTTATTAACAGGAGTTGGGCTTTTAATCCTCCAACAAATCGACGGCAACTTTATCGGACCCCGCATTATGGGGGATTCACTTAATATTAATCCGATGTTAATCATTGTTTCGATTACAATCGGAGGGGCTTATTTTGGAGTAGTTGGTATGTTTGTATCCGTGCCTTTAAGTGCGATTATTAAGCTGTTTGTGGATGATTTCTTGGATTATAAAGAGCGTAATCTTAAGAATTAA
- a CDS encoding N-acetylmuramoyl-L-alanine amidase, which yields MHKVKQTISRSIPYLGLLSALICLIISIPIALKTLKDYRIYQHYSTRQLEIIAQQSQATPQELQIIDISNQVHDNPLHIALITGHGTDIHGFYDSGAVAFDMSYEHTHIQYIATLIKANLETLGGAVTLFDENVYRNIKYHGALYDFSPYDFVIEIHFNASEHGLYSGTQIIYNTYNDSDLTVHYAVSNALQLITGNSIVYSDDEFITQQTIAQQGIPSMLLEVVHIDNQSDYTLYMNHQDAIAQAISDSLVTSLKAKEARSK from the coding sequence ATGCATAAAGTTAAACAAACAATCAGTCGTTCAATTCCATATCTCGGACTGTTGAGTGCACTCATCTGCCTCATTATTTCAATCCCAATCGCATTAAAAACACTCAAAGATTACCGCATATACCAACATTATTCGACACGTCAACTTGAAATCATTGCGCAACAATCACAAGCGACACCTCAAGAACTACAGATCATCGATATCTCAAATCAGGTACATGATAACCCCCTTCACATTGCCCTCATTACGGGACATGGCACCGATATACACGGTTTTTATGATTCAGGTGCAGTGGCTTTTGACATGTCCTATGAACACACGCATATTCAATATATCGCAACATTAATCAAAGCGAATCTTGAAACATTAGGTGGTGCTGTCACACTATTTGATGAGAATGTATATCGAAACATCAAATACCACGGTGCATTGTATGATTTTAGTCCGTATGATTTTGTGATTGAGATTCATTTTAATGCCAGTGAACACGGTCTATATTCAGGAACACAAATCATATACAACACCTATAACGACTCTGATTTAACCGTGCACTATGCGGTATCAAACGCACTTCAATTGATCACAGGAAACAGTATCGTATACAGTGATGATGAATTTATAACCCAACAAACCATCGCCCAACAAGGGATTCCAAGTATGTTACTTGAAGTTGTTCATATTGATAATCAATCGGACTATACGCTTTATATGAACCATCAAGATGCCATCGCACAGGCAATTTCAGACAGTCTTGTTACGTCGCTTAAAGCCAAAGAAGCAAGGTCAAAATAG